A portion of the Helicobacter pylori NQ4053 genome contains these proteins:
- the csd6 gene encoding cell shape-determining L,D-carboxypeptidase Csd6, whose protein sequence is MKKILPALLMGFVGLNASDRLLEIMRLYQKQGLEVVGQKLDSYLADKSFWAEELQNKDTDFGYYQNKQFLFVADKSKPSLEFYEIENNMLKKINSSKALVGSKKGDKTLEGDLATPIGVYRITQKLERLDQYYGVLAFVTNYPNLYDTLKKRTGHGIWVHGMPLNGDRNELNTKGCIAIENPILSSYDKVLKGEKAFLITYEDKFSPSTKEELSMILSSLFQWKEAWARGDFERYMRFYNPNFTRYDGMKFNAFKEYKKRVFAKNEKKNIAFSSIKVIPYPNSQNKRLFYVAFDQDYKAYQHNKLSYSSNSQKELYVEIENNQVSIIMEK, encoded by the coding sequence TTGAAAAAAATATTACCGGCTCTGTTAATGGGGTTTGTGGGATTGAATGCTAGTGATCGTTTGTTAGAAATCATGCGCCTTTATCAAAAACAAGGCTTGGAAGTGGTGGGTCAAAAGCTGGATTCTTATTTAGCGGATAAATCTTTTTGGGCAGAAGAGCTTCAAAACAAGGACACGGATTTTGGCTATTATCAAAACAAGCAGTTTTTATTTGTAGCGGATAAATCCAAGCCCAGTTTGGAGTTTTATGAAATAGAAAACAACATGCTTAAAAAAATCAACAGCTCTAAAGCCCTTGTAGGCTCTAAAAAGGGCGATAAAACTTTAGAGGGCGATTTGGCCACGCCTATTGGAGTGTATCGTATCACGCAGAAATTAGAGCGTTTGGATCAATATTATGGCGTTTTGGCTTTTGTAACGAATTACCCTAATTTGTATGACACCTTGAAAAAACGCACCGGGCATGGCATTTGGGTGCATGGAATGCCTTTAAATGGCGATCGGAATGAATTGAACACTAAGGGCTGCATTGCGATTGAAAACCCCATCCTAAGCTCTTATGATAAAGTGTTAAAAGGCGAAAAAGCGTTCCTTATCACCTATGAAGACAAGTTTTCCCCCAGCACCAAAGAGGAATTGAGCATGATTTTAAGCTCCCTTTTCCAATGGAAAGAAGCTTGGGCTAGGGGCGATTTTGAACGCTACATGCGTTTTTATAACCCCAATTTCACTCGCTATGACGGCATGAAATTCAACGCTTTTAAAGAGTATAAAAAAAGGGTGTTTGCAAAAAATGAAAAAAAGAATATCGCTTTTTCTTCTATCAAGGTGATCCCTTACCCCAACTCTCAAAACAAACGCTTGTTTTATGTGGCGTTTGACCAAGATTATAAAGCCTACCAGCATAACAAGCTCTCTTATAGCTCCAATTCTCAAAAAGAACTTTATGTAGAGATTGAAAACAATCAAGTGTCTATTATAATGGAAAAATAG
- a CDS encoding tetratricopeptide repeat protein, translating into MFKDFYRTTLSFLKPLLLLLGLLLPFSLCIADEYISISDDWDERARNQWDEIARNHKTYYFENGLDHFNQGQYKQAFKDFKLAQEYSIGLGNVYLAKMYLEGKGVKVDYKKAQFYAQNAIKGYGSGLLGGALILGRMQAEGLGMRKDLKQALKTYRYVVRIFSNKSTNYFANNFRLPNLVFTSMLIGSRFIDLSGLSANPIKFGKKFGILVMKSTQIKDKTLLWEDIAEISSNITLLKQQMGEILYRIGIAYKEGLGTRKKKDRAKKFLQKSAEFGYEKAMEAL; encoded by the coding sequence ATGTTTAAAGATTTTTATCGCACCACCCTCTCTTTTTTAAAGCCTTTATTGCTTTTATTGGGTTTATTGTTGCCGTTTTCACTTTGTATAGCTGATGAATATATTAGCATAAGTGATGATTGGGATGAAAGGGCACGAAATCAGTGGGATGAAATTGCACGAAATCATAAGACATATTATTTTGAAAATGGTTTAGACCATTTTAATCAAGGCCAATACAAACAAGCCTTTAAAGATTTTAAATTGGCGCAAGAATACAGCATTGGGCTTGGCAATGTTTATTTAGCCAAAATGTATTTGGAGGGAAAGGGCGTGAAAGTGGATTACAAAAAAGCGCAATTCTATGCACAAAACGCTATCAAAGGGTATGGGAGCGGGTTGTTAGGGGGCGCTCTTATTTTAGGACGCATGCAAGCAGAAGGTTTAGGGATGAGAAAGGATTTGAAACAAGCGCTTAAGACTTACAGGTATGTGGTTCGCATATTTTCTAATAAAAGCACAAATTATTTTGCTAACAATTTTAGATTACCAAACCTTGTGTTCACTAGTATGCTTATTGGATCGCGATTCATTGATCTTTCAGGTTTGAGCGCGAATCCTATAAAATTTGGAAAGAAGTTTGGAATACTTGTTATGAAATCCACTCAAATCAAAGATAAGACACTTCTTTGGGAAGATATTGCTGAAATTTCAAGCAATATTACTTTACTCAAACAACAAATGGGGGAGATCCTTTATAGGATTGGGATCGCTTATAAAGAAGGGCTTGGCACTAGAAAGAAAAAGGACAGGGCTAAAAAATTCTTGCAAAAATCCGCAGAATTTGGCTATGAAAAAGCCATGGAAGCTCTGTAA
- the cagD gene encoding cag pathogenicity island type IV secretion system protein CagD has protein sequence MNNNNSNKKLRDFFLKVLLSLVVFSLYGLANDDNQAKKEALEKEKNTPNGLVYTNLDFDSFKATIKNLKDKKVTFKEVNPDIIKDEVFDFVIVNRVLKKIKDLKHYDPIIEKIFDEKGKEMGLNVELQINPEVKDFFTFKSISTTNKQRCFLSLRGETREILCDDKLYNVLLAVFNSYDPNDLLKHISTVESLKKIFYTITCEAVYL, from the coding sequence ATCAACAATAATAATAGTAATAAAAAGCTAAGAGACTTTTTTTTGAAAGTTCTCTTAAGTCTCGTTGTTTTCAGTTTGTATGGGTTAGCAAATGATGATAATCAAGCCAAAAAAGAAGCGCTAGAAAAAGAAAAAAACACTCCCAATGGGCTTGTTTATACGAATTTAGATTTTGATAGTTTTAAAGCGACTATCAAAAATTTGAAAGACAAGAAAGTAACTTTCAAAGAAGTCAATCCCGATATTATCAAAGATGAAGTTTTTGACTTCGTGATTGTCAATAGAGTCCTTAAAAAAATAAAGGATTTGAAGCATTACGATCCCATTATTGAAAAAATCTTTGATGAAAAGGGTAAAGAAATGGGATTGAATGTAGAATTACAGATCAATCCTGAAGTGAAAGACTTTTTTACTTTCAAAAGTATCAGCACGACCAACAAACAACGCTGCTTTCTGTCATTGCGCGGAGAAACAAGAGAAATTTTATGCGATGATAAGCTATATAATGTTTTATTGGCCGTATTCAATTCTTATGATCCTAATGATCTTTTGAAACATATTAGCACCGTAGAGTCTCTCAAAAAAATCTTTTATACGATTACATGTGAAGCGGTGTATCTATAA